The genomic region TGACAATCGACGACCATAAATCACATCTTACAACTTTAGGGAAATTTCTTCACCAATTTCAGCTTACCGAATCGGTAAAAAATAATGATCTGCCAGGTAATGATAAATTCTTTGCAGAGATGGAAGAAAAGATAGATTCTGCTATTCATTATAATGGCTGGTTCAACCGTGAAAATATCATCTTTTCCCTGCAACAATGGAGTGAAGCTTTAACTCCAAGGAATTTAAAACTGTGGCTGGACAGTTATAAACTTTCTGATAGTGGAGGAAAAACCGTTGGCATTGTGATGGCTGGAAACATACCTCTGGTTGGATTTCATGATTTTATATCTGTCCTGGTCTCCGGCCATAAGGTATTAGTGAAACAGTCCAGTAACGATCAACAACTACTTCCTGTAATCGCCGCTTATCTAATGCATCTGGATAAACGCTACGAAGAACGTATCAGTTTTACAAAAGAAAAACTGGAAGATTTTGATGCGGTCATAGCTACGGGTAGCAATAATACGGCAAGGTATTTTGAGTATTACTTTAAGGGTAAACCTAATATTATTAGAAAGAATAGAAATTCAGTCGCTATACTCACCGGTAATGAGACAAAAGAAGACCTGGAAAAGCTAGGTGAAGATATTTTCAGATATTATGGTCTTGGCTGCAGAAATGTTTCTAAACTTTATGTGCCGGAAAAATATGATTTCGATAGTTTCTTTAAAGCAATTAACGAATGGAATCCTCTGATAAATCAGAATAAATATGCTAATAACTATGATTATAATAAGGCTGTTTATTTAATAAGTGAATTCAAAATTTTGGACAACGGTTTCCTGATCTTAAAGGAGGATGAGAATTTTGGTTCACCTATCGCCTCTTTATTCTATGAAACCTATCTGAACGAAAAGGATCTGGAAAAAAAACTTGAGGAAAATTCAGATAATATTCAGTGTATCGTAAAGAAAAATTCGAATAAGAACCAAGTTACTTTTGGCCAAACTCAGAAACCAGAGCTTTGGGATTATGCAGACAACGTAGATACTATTGAATTCCTCTCTAAAATTTA from Gramella sp. MT6 harbors:
- a CDS encoding acyl-CoA reductase — protein: MTIDDHKSHLTTLGKFLHQFQLTESVKNNDLPGNDKFFAEMEEKIDSAIHYNGWFNRENIIFSLQQWSEALTPRNLKLWLDSYKLSDSGGKTVGIVMAGNIPLVGFHDFISVLVSGHKVLVKQSSNDQQLLPVIAAYLMHLDKRYEERISFTKEKLEDFDAVIATGSNNTARYFEYYFKGKPNIIRKNRNSVAILTGNETKEDLEKLGEDIFRYYGLGCRNVSKLYVPEKYDFDSFFKAINEWNPLINQNKYANNYDYNKAVYLISEFKILDNGFLILKEDENFGSPIASLFYETYLNEKDLEKKLEENSDNIQCIVKKNSNKNQVTFGQTQKPELWDYADNVDTIEFLSKI